CACCTGAAGATATTAGAGACAAATACCAGTACTTTACGGAGGCTGAGATGCAAAAGCTTCGTTCGGCAGGATACCGTGAGCCATTCCATTCACTGGAAGCCGGTATTTATGATTATGTCCGGAATTATCTGATCCCCGGGAGTTATCGTTAGTTTTCCATGCTATTTTTCTGCCGGTCATCCTGAGAGATATTGTTATTCATCCGTTTTGTCCTGGTTCATATGATTCACCTTTATATCTGTTTCCGGTTCCTTTACTTTTTTGGAAGGATTATCTGCATATTCCTGTAAGTCAATTACAAACATTTCAATGTCCTCGTCCGTAAAGCCTTTTTCTTTTGCAGCATCTTCAAGTGTACCCCATATGGGTTCTCCGCATGCAATACATTTAACTCCTTTATGCATTAAGTATTTTACCGACTGGGGTACCCCTTCAACCAGCTCTTCTATGGTGATGTCTTTTGTGATTTTCATAATGCGGTTAATATAAGTTTTACACATCTGAATGCATCTATAAATTTATTAAATGTTATTCGATAAGGGCAAAGGTGTAAAATGGGAAAACCATTCAAACAATTTTGGCTTCATATTGTTTTAATTTAGACAAAATAAAAATTACGTCGAATTTATAAATATTAGAATTATGGCTTTTCAATTACCCGAATTACCATATGCATATGATGCATTGGAGCCCTATATCGATAAGCGAACCATGGAGCTTCATCATGATAAGCACCATGCGGGCTATACGAACAAATTCAATGCTGCTATTGAAGGAACTGATTTTGAAAACATGGAAGTTGAGGAGATTTTTAAAAACGTTTCCAATCATCCGGTAGCTGTCCGGAATCATGGCGGGGGATTTTATAATCACAGTTTGTTCTGGAAGATGATGTCTCCTAATGGAGGAGGAGAACCCGAGGGGGATTTAAGAAAGACCATTGAACGTGATTTTGGTTCTTTTGAAAATTTCAGGGATGAGTTTTCCAAAGCAGCAGCCGGACGTTTTGGATCAGGATGGGCCTGGTTGTGTCTGGATGAGCATGACAAGCTCAATATATGCTCCACACCCAATCAGGATAATCCATTGATGGATGTTGCCGGATGCAGTGCAAAGAAATTGCTGCTGGGGCTTGATGTATGGGAACATGCATATTATCTTAAATACCACAACAGACGGGCAGATTACATCCAGGCCTTCTGGAATATTGTAAATTGGGACGAGGTTGCCAGCCGGCTCAAAGGAAAATAGCAGAAGGTGTTCCATTATCCCGGTAGCCGGAGGTTACCCAAACAGTCCAAATATAAGGTATGCCACTAACCTGCGGGAGGACAGGTGGTGGCATATTGTATTTGTATCCAGTCTTCGGGTATTATATTTATACAAAAGTTGCAATTTTCAATGAAACCCATTATTTTTAACCGGTTAAACGGGATTAATCACTTTAAATTTTATCAGTTATGTTGATGGAACAGCTTATCCGGCAAAACAGAAGTTACAGAAGGTTTTACGAAGATTATTTTATTGCACAGGGCAACCTGAGGTATTTTATCAATCTGGCCCGGCTTTCACCTTCAGCAAAAAACACTCAGCCATTGAAATACATCATTTCAAATGAAACATCCGATAACCTAAAGATCTTTGAATGTCTGGGCTGGGCAGGTTATTTAAAAGACTGGAACGGCCCTGAACCGGGCGAAAGACCCTCAGCTTACATCATCATGCTGGGAGATCATCAGATAGAAGACAATTTCCATTGCGATCACGGTATTGCCGCCCAGAGTATTCTTTTGGGTGCTGTAGAGAAAGGCTTTGGCGGATGCATAGTGGGAACCATTGACAGAAACAAGTTAAGACAAGATTTTGATATAGAAGACCGGTTTGAAATTCTGCAGGTTATTGCATTGGGTAAACCCAAGGAAACAGTGATCATCGAGGAGATTGACAAAGACGGAGATATAAAATACTGGAGGGATGACAAACAGATACACCATGTCCCTAAACGTAAGCTGGATGATATCATAATTAACCCATGATAAATTAAAAAATGATTGCTATACTTTCGCCCGCCAAGAGGCTAAATAACTTAACAGGAGCTTCTTCTGACAATTATACCTTACCCAGGTTTCTGGAAGATTCGAAAGTTTTGGTGGATGAGCTGAGGAAGCTTTCTCCTGATGAACTGCGTGAACTGATGAACGTAAGCCGCGACATTGCCGAGTTGAATTATGAACGATATTTGAGATGGGCTACCCCTTTCACTCCCTTAAATGCCAGTCATTCCTTGTTTGTTTTTAAAGGCCAGGCTTATCAGGGCTTGAAGGCAGAAGATTTTACGGATCAAGATATAGCCTTCGCTCAAGACCATCTGCGAATCCTCTCAGGGTTATATGGTTTGTTGAGGCCCATGGATCTGATACAGCCTTACCGTCTGGAAATGGGAACACCACTAAACAATCCGGAAGGGAAAGATCTTTATGGATTTTGGAACACCAAAATTACCCAGGCACTCAATGAGGACTTATCGGATCATGAACAGAAAGTATTGCTGAATCTTGCATCAAATGAATATTTTAAGTCTGTTCACCCCGGCCGGCTGGAAGCCGATATCATAACGCCTGTATTTAAAGAGCAAAAAGGCAATCAATATAAAACCATAGCTGTATATGCCAAAAAGGCAAGAGGGATGATGACCCGGTACGTTATAAGAAACCGTATCGATGATCCTCATGATATTAAGGGATTTGATTGGGAAGGCTATGTTTACAGCCCCGGAATGTCCACAGAGAATAAATGGGTGTTTGTAAGATAAATATACGGAGACAAGCAAAAGATGAGGCCAAGCCCATGATGCCCGATAAGGTTACCCAATCTCTATAAGTCCGTTACGAATGGCATAAACAGCCAGACATACTGAATTTTTGCAATTCAACTTTTTAAGAAGTCTGTTCCTGTGGCCTTCTATGGTTCTTGAGCTTAACTTTAAGTGTTTACCGATTTCTGAGTTCGAGTATCCATGACATATATAATCCAGGACCTCCTTTTCACGCGGCGTCATATTCAGGTGGTTATTTTCCTCATAGGTAGAGGTTAACCGGGATTCACTGTGTTTGGTTACCGAACCAACGAGACTTTTCTTACCCTGGATGTTTACAATGTTACCTGCTAAATTGAGATCAATAAGTTCCTGATTGCGCCTTATGGCTCTGAATGTTATTTCTACCTGATTTTGCAATGCCTTGAATGCCCGGTTAATCTTTGCAGTGACCCGATGTATATCATCTTTGTATATAATATTGATCAGATTCATGCCCAACAATTCCTTTTTGGAATAACCGAAGATCTCACAGAACTTTTGGTTGACATAGGTTAATTTTTCATCCTGATAAATGTATATAGCTACATAAGCATTGTCAATAAGGATATTGAATTTCTCATCCACTTTTTTAAGGATCTTTTCCTGCCTTTCCAGTCTTACTTCTATGGTTCTTTTCAGTTCTTTAAAATCAAAGGGTTTGACAAGACAATCGTCCATGCCCAGGCTCATTGCTGATCTTAATTCTTCATAGGATTTTTTATTGGTTAGAAATACAAAGGGGATAATGGCGGTAGAATTGATCTGCTGGACCATGTCAAATACTTCATGACCCGAAAGCCCTTTAGGGTGAATATCACAAAGAATGAGGTCGGGCGTATGCTGGAGCGCTCTCTGAACTCCCGTAGCTCCGTTTTGAACAGGAATGACCTTATATGCTGATTGTTTCAGGTACTCCGTTACTTCGTTTAAAAAATTTTCATCCGGATCAATAATAAGAATACTGTTCATCGGCTTTACTTTGCACACGTTATAAAATTACTAAAATAATAAAGTGCAGCAAAACTTTGTTAAAAAAACAAAATTTTTATTAGAAGTGGAGGCATAAAAAAATGCCTCCCCGGAGCTGTGGAGGAGGCAAATAATCGATGAAATGGTACTTGTTTATTCTATAGTAAACAGAAGTTGACCTTTGCGAATGATGTCATTTTCCTTGATCCGTACTTCCCTTATAGCACCTTCTATAGGAGAATAAGCCCTGTTTTTCATCTTCATTGCTTCATAAATGTAAAGCCTGTCTCCTTTTTTCACAAAATCTCCTGTGGAGACATCTACTTTGACCACTGTGCCTGGGAATTCCGAGAATATTTTTCCCCGGTTTGCAGGTTCATATTTTCTTCTTCTTTTGTATTTTTCAGTAAGATAGGTCCTGTATTTTGTACCATCCACTACCAGAGTACTGAATCGCGGTCTGTTTTTGTCGCCGGATTTTCCGGCGGAAGATTGATCGTTGTTTTGTCCGTTATTTTGTGCCATAGGCATCAAATTTTAAAATGGAGGAATACCGTGTTTTTTTTCAGGGCGCTTATCAACTTTATTCTGGGAGACTTCCAGCGAGTGAACCAGTATTTTTCGTGTTTCCTGGGGTTCAATCACTGAATCGACATATCCTTTTGCTGCTGCCACGTAGGGATTGGCAAATTTCTCCTTATATTCTTTCACTTTTTGTTTTCTCATCTTTTCCGGGTCCTCTGCATTCTGGATCTCTTTTTTGAAGATTATATTGGCAGCTCCTTCGGGTCCCATTACTGCAATTTCCGCACTGGGCCATGCGAAAACAAAATCAGCGTTCAAATGGCGTGAATTCATGGCTATGTATCCACCCCCATAAGCTTTTCGCAAAATAAAGGTGATTTTTGGAACGGTGGCTTCACTATAGGCATAAAGTACTTTGGCTCCGTGCCTGATTACCCCTGCGTGTTCCTGGTCAACTCCCGGAAGATAACCGGGCAGATCAACAAAGGTGACCAATGGTATGTTAAAGGCATTACAATACCTTATAAATCTTGCCACTTTGTCTGACGAATCCACATCAAGCACACCGGCAAGGATCAGGGGCTGATTTCCGACAAAACCCACTGTTTCTCCATTAACCCTGCCAAAACCGATGACTGCATTCTGGGCCCATCTTTTCTGAATTTCAAAAAATTCTGATCCGTCGCTTACAGCTTTAATGATATCCTTAATGTCATAAGGCTCTTTGGGATTGTCGGGCACAATTTCAGTGATCGGATATTCTTCGGTAAGGGGCTCCTTAGGTTCTGTTTTTTGTGCTTTCTGTGAATTGTTCCAGGGGATGTAGGAAACGAGTTGCTTGATTTGATTGAAACATTCCATCTCGCTTTCTGCATAGAAATGGGCATTTCCGGTTTGTTCGCTGTGCACTTTGGCTCCGCCCAGTTCCTCCATTGAAATCTCCTCGCCCAGAACGGTCTTGATAACACCCGGACCGGTAATGAACATTTTGGATATTTTATCCACTACAAAAACAAAATCGGTAAGCGCCGGTGAGTAAACTGCTCCTCCCGCACAAGGCCCCAGTATCACTGAGATTTGGGGAATAACACCCGAGGCCAGGGTATTTCTGTAGAATATCTCTCCGTAGCCGGCGAGAGAATTGACACCCTCCTGAATCCTGGCTCCTCCTGAATCGTTGATACCAATAAGCGGAACCCGCATTTTCATGGCATGATCCATGATTTTACCGATTTTTCTGGCATGCATCAGTCCCAATGAACCCCCTGCCACAGTGAAATCCTGGGCAAAGACACATACAGGTGCTCCGTATATTGTTCCTGTGCCTATAATGACCCCATCGCCATGCAGCACCTTTTTGTCCATATCAAAGTCCCGCGCCTCATGTTCAACAAAGAGGTCATATTCATGAAATGAGTTTTCATCCAGCAGGGTAACGATTCTTTCACGGGCGGTCATCTTTCCCATGGCAACCTGCTTCTGAATAGCCTTGTCACCTCCGCCTTTTAATACCTCTTCCCGCTTTTTCTGTAATTCGAGTATTTTCTTTTTCAGCGACATAATTTGTTTATTTGGTTAATGGGAAACGAAACAAAAATAGTGTATTTATAGAAAATCCCACAATGAAAAAACACTTAAAATGAAGAGAAATAGTGTCTATCTGGGGGCAAACCGGTAAATAGACAAGGCGATCAATGCAAATATGATATTGGGTATCCACACGCCAATAAGGGGTTCGATACCGCCTCTTATGGCAAGCATATTGGCAAACCGCATGAACAGGAGGTAGGCAAAACTAAGAGTGAGTCCAATTCCTATTTGCATACCCATGCCTCCTTTTAATTTCTTCGAGGAGAGAAATACCCCTATGAAAGTTAATATGAGTGTGGAAAAGGGGAAAGAAAATCTCCTGTATTTTTCTATCAGGTATTCCTCTATGTTTTCTGCCCCCTGGATACGTTTTTTTTGGATGAATTCGTTCAGTTCGGGCATATTCATGGTTGTCACAATATCCGTATATTGCCCCAGATCGGAGGGTTTTATTGATAAGGTGGTGTCCATCTCGCTTCCCCGGATGATGCTATCTTTTTTGTCTTCTGTTATTTTTCGGATATAATAATTGCTTACCACCCATTTGTTTTTGGTGGTATCCCATTTGATGTTATCTGCCATCAATTTTGATTTGAGCGTGTTGTCATCAAATTCTTCCATGGAAAACTTATATCCTCGTTGAACATTGGGTCGGTAATTCCGCATATAAATGTAAACCCCCGTATCAACCTGCATATGCAGATTTCTTTCTACCTTGTATGGTGAATCTTTCATATAGGTATATTCGAAATCAAGACGCCTCTCATTGGCGTGGGGAATCACGTAACTCATGAGCGCAAAGGATATGGAAGCGATAAGAAATGCAGAAATGAAATAAGGCACAAGAATCCTCTTGAAACTGACTCCGCTGCTTAAAATGGCAATTATTTCCGAATCATAGGCCATTTTTGAAGTAAAAAAAATAACCGCGATAAAAGCGAAAAGGGAACTTAAAAGATTGGTAAAATAGGGGATGAAATTAAGGTAATATTTGAATACGGCTTTTGCAGGTGCTTCATTTTCAATATAGTTGTCAATCTTTTCGGACAGGTCAAAAATAATAGAAATACTGATTATTAGGGCAATGGCAAAAAAGTAGGTCCCCAGAAATTTCTTTATAATATATGCATCTAATATTTTCATTATAGGCGTTTTCATAATCTGACACCAATTTTTTCCGTCATTTCTTTTTTCCAGGTATTGAATGATCCGTTCAGAATTTGCTCTCTTGCTCTATTAACTAACCATTTGTAGAAGCTTAAATTGTGCAGGGTAGCAATTTGCGCTGCTGTTATTTCTTTGGCAATGGTTAAGTGCCTGAGGTAGGCTTTTGAAAAGAAATGATCTACATAAGATTCCCCACCTTCTTCAATGGGGGAAAAATCATTTTTCCATTTCAGGTTTTTTATGTTGATGATCCCGTTTTTGGTGAATAGCATTCCGTTCCGTCCGTTTCGTGTAGGTATTACGCAGTCGAACATATCAATCCCGCGATGGATGGACTCCAGGATATTTTCCGGTGTTCCCACTCCCATCAGATAACGTGGGCGATCTGCCGGAAGAATCTCATTCACCACCTCTACCATTTCATACATCAAATTTACAGGTTCTCCGACAGAAAGACCCCCTATGGCATATCCCTCCATGTCGGTGTCGCTGATGAATCTGGCCGATTCCTTCCTGAGATCTTTGTAAACGCTTCCCTGAACTATCGGGAAGAAAGATTGTTCATAACCGTATATTGGTGTGGTTCCCTTAAATCTTGCAACGCCCCGGTCCAGCCAGTGATGGGTGAGCTCCATGGATTCCCTGGCCGGCTTATAATCGCATGGATAAGGGGTGCATTCATCAAATGCCATAATAAGATCGGCTCCTATAGCTCTTTGGATATCCACTACGTTTTCCGGAGTGAACAAATGCCTGGAGCCATCAATATGAGACTGAAAATGAGCACCCTCTTTCGTCAGTTTTCTGTTTTGTGACAGGGAAAATACCTGGTATCCCCCGCTGTCAGATAAAACGGGGAGGTCCCAGTTAATGAAGTTGTGTATTCCCCCTGCAGATTGAAGTATCTCCGTGCCTGGCCGGAGAAAAAGATGATAGGTGTTTGTCAGTAACATGGACGACTGAACTTCTTCCTTTAATTCCCTTGGATTAACCCCTTTTACTGTACCCAACGTTCCCACAGGCATGAAAACAGGTGTGTTGATTTTTCCATGATCGGTTGTGATTTCGCCAGCCCTCGCATCGGAATGATTTTCTTTTTGAATAAGATTAAACTTCATCAGCCAAAAATTATCGAACAAATATAATCAT
The DNA window shown above is from Bacteroidales bacterium and carries:
- a CDS encoding nitroreductase family protein, producing MMEQLIRQNRSYRRFYEDYFIAQGNLRYFINLARLSPSAKNTQPLKYIISNETSDNLKIFECLGWAGYLKDWNGPEPGERPSAYIIMLGDHQIEDNFHCDHGIAAQSILLGAVEKGFGGCIVGTIDRNKLRQDFDIEDRFEILQVIALGKPKETVIIEEIDKDGDIKYWRDDKQIHHVPKRKLDDIIINP
- the yaaA gene encoding peroxide stress protein YaaA, translating into MIAILSPAKRLNNLTGASSDNYTLPRFLEDSKVLVDELRKLSPDELRELMNVSRDIAELNYERYLRWATPFTPLNASHSLFVFKGQAYQGLKAEDFTDQDIAFAQDHLRILSGLYGLLRPMDLIQPYRLEMGTPLNNPEGKDLYGFWNTKITQALNEDLSDHEQKVLLNLASNEYFKSVHPGRLEADIITPVFKEQKGNQYKTIAVYAKKARGMMTRYVIRNRIDDPHDIKGFDWEGYVYSPGMSTENKWVFVR
- the tgt gene encoding tRNA guanosine(34) transglycosylase Tgt — its product is MKFNLIQKENHSDARAGEITTDHGKINTPVFMPVGTLGTVKGVNPRELKEEVQSSMLLTNTYHLFLRPGTEILQSAGGIHNFINWDLPVLSDSGGYQVFSLSQNRKLTKEGAHFQSHIDGSRHLFTPENVVDIQRAIGADLIMAFDECTPYPCDYKPARESMELTHHWLDRGVARFKGTTPIYGYEQSFFPIVQGSVYKDLRKESARFISDTDMEGYAIGGLSVGEPVNLMYEMVEVVNEILPADRPRYLMGVGTPENILESIHRGIDMFDCVIPTRNGRNGMLFTKNGIINIKNLKWKNDFSPIEEGGESYVDHFFSKAYLRHLTIAKEITAAQIATLHNLSFYKWLVNRAREQILNGSFNTWKKEMTEKIGVRL
- a CDS encoding LptF/LptG family permease, with protein sequence MKILDAYIIKKFLGTYFFAIALIISISIIFDLSEKIDNYIENEAPAKAVFKYYLNFIPYFTNLLSSLFAFIAVIFFTSKMAYDSEIIAILSSGVSFKRILVPYFISAFLIASISFALMSYVIPHANERRLDFEYTYMKDSPYKVERNLHMQVDTGVYIYMRNYRPNVQRGYKFSMEEFDDNTLKSKLMADNIKWDTTKNKWVVSNYYIRKITEDKKDSIIRGSEMDTTLSIKPSDLGQYTDIVTTMNMPELNEFIQKKRIQGAENIEEYLIEKYRRFSFPFSTLILTFIGVFLSSKKLKGGMGMQIGIGLTLSFAYLLFMRFANMLAIRGGIEPLIGVWIPNIIFALIALSIYRFAPR
- a CDS encoding acyl-CoA carboxylase subunit beta, giving the protein MSLKKKILELQKKREEVLKGGGDKAIQKQVAMGKMTARERIVTLLDENSFHEYDLFVEHEARDFDMDKKVLHGDGVIIGTGTIYGAPVCVFAQDFTVAGGSLGLMHARKIGKIMDHAMKMRVPLIGINDSGGARIQEGVNSLAGYGEIFYRNTLASGVIPQISVILGPCAGGAVYSPALTDFVFVVDKISKMFITGPGVIKTVLGEEISMEELGGAKVHSEQTGNAHFYAESEMECFNQIKQLVSYIPWNNSQKAQKTEPKEPLTEEYPITEIVPDNPKEPYDIKDIIKAVSDGSEFFEIQKRWAQNAVIGFGRVNGETVGFVGNQPLILAGVLDVDSSDKVARFIRYCNAFNIPLVTFVDLPGYLPGVDQEHAGVIRHGAKVLYAYSEATVPKITFILRKAYGGGYIAMNSRHLNADFVFAWPSAEIAVMGPEGAANIIFKKEIQNAEDPEKMRKQKVKEYKEKFANPYVAAAKGYVDSVIEPQETRKILVHSLEVSQNKVDKRPEKKHGIPPF
- a CDS encoding response regulator, with amino-acid sequence MNSILIIDPDENFLNEVTEYLKQSAYKVIPVQNGATGVQRALQHTPDLILCDIHPKGLSGHEVFDMVQQINSTAIIPFVFLTNKKSYEELRSAMSLGMDDCLVKPFDFKELKRTIEVRLERQEKILKKVDEKFNILIDNAYVAIYIYQDEKLTYVNQKFCEIFGYSKKELLGMNLINIIYKDDIHRVTAKINRAFKALQNQVEITFRAIRRNQELIDLNLAGNIVNIQGKKSLVGSVTKHSESRLTSTYEENNHLNMTPREKEVLDYICHGYSNSEIGKHLKLSSRTIEGHRNRLLKKLNCKNSVCLAVYAIRNGLIEIG
- a CDS encoding acetyl-CoA carboxylase biotin carboxyl carrier protein subunit, producing MAQNNGQNNDQSSAGKSGDKNRPRFSTLVVDGTKYRTYLTEKYKRRRKYEPANRGKIFSEFPGTVVKVDVSTGDFVKKGDRLYIYEAMKMKNRAYSPIEGAIREVRIKENDIIRKGQLLFTIE
- a CDS encoding superoxide dismutase; this encodes MAFQLPELPYAYDALEPYIDKRTMELHHDKHHAGYTNKFNAAIEGTDFENMEVEEIFKNVSNHPVAVRNHGGGFYNHSLFWKMMSPNGGGEPEGDLRKTIERDFGSFENFRDEFSKAAAGRFGSGWAWLCLDEHDKLNICSTPNQDNPLMDVAGCSAKKLLLGLDVWEHAYYLKYHNRRADYIQAFWNIVNWDEVASRLKGK